The Nothobranchius furzeri strain GRZ-AD chromosome 8, NfurGRZ-RIMD1, whole genome shotgun sequence genome includes a region encoding these proteins:
- the usp46 gene encoding ubiquitin carboxyl-terminal hydrolase 46 isoform X2 — protein MQQDAHEFLNYLLNTVADILQEEKKQEKQNGRLKNNGTAVATDNEMENKTEPTWVHDIFQGTLTNETRCLNCETVSSKDEDFLDLSVDVEQNTSITHCLRDFSNTETLCSEYKYYCETCCSKQEAQKRMRVKKLPMILALHLKRFKYMEQLHRYTKLSYRVVFPLELRLFNTSGDAVNLDRMYDLVAVVVHCGSGPNRGHYITIVKSHGFWLLFDDDIVEKIDAQAIEEFYGLTSDISKNSESGYILFYQSRE, from the exons ATGCAGCAGGATGCCCACGAATTCCTCAATTACCTACTGAACACGGTGGCTGACATCCTGCAAGAGGAGAAGAAGCAAGAGAAGCAGAACGGGCGCCTGAAGAACAACGGCACCGCTGTGGCCACCGATAACGAGATGGAGAACAAGACCGAGCCCACGTGGGTTCATGACATCTTCCAAGGCACGCTGACCAATGAGACGCGCTGCCTGAACTGTGAAACG GTAAGCAGCAAAGATGAAGATTTTCTGGATCTTTCTGTGGATGTGGAGCAGAATACATCAATAACACACTGTCTCAG GGACTTTAGCAACACTGAGACATTGTGCAGTGAATACAAATACTACTGTGAAACATGCTGCAGTAAGCAAGAAGCACAGAAACG GATGCGAGTGAAGAAGCTTCCCATGATCCTGGCGCTGCACCTCAAGAGGTTTAAGTACATGGAGCAGCTGCACCGCTACACCAAACTGTCCTACCGGGTGGTTTTCCCTCTAGAACTTCGTCTCTTTAACACGTCAGGGGATGCTGTTAATCTGGACCGCATGTATGATCTGGTAGCAGTGGTGGTTCATTGTGGAAG TGGTCCAAACCGAGGTCATTACATCACCATAGTGAAGAGTCACGGCTTCTGGTTGCTGTTTGATGACGACATCGTGGAG AAAATCGACGCCCAGGCCATTGAGGAGTTTTACGGTCTTACCTCAGACATTTCCAAGAACTCCGAGTCGGGATACATCCTCTTCTACCAGTCCAGAGAGTGA
- the usp46 gene encoding ubiquitin carboxyl-terminal hydrolase 46 isoform X1, translating into MTVRNIASICNMGTNASALEKDIGPEQFPINEHYFGLVNFGNTCYCNSVLQALYFCRPFRENVLAYKAQQKKKENLLTCLADLFHSIATQKKKVGVIPPKKFISRLRKENDLFDNYMQQDAHEFLNYLLNTVADILQEEKKQEKQNGRLKNNGTAVATDNEMENKTEPTWVHDIFQGTLTNETRCLNCETVSSKDEDFLDLSVDVEQNTSITHCLRDFSNTETLCSEYKYYCETCCSKQEAQKRMRVKKLPMILALHLKRFKYMEQLHRYTKLSYRVVFPLELRLFNTSGDAVNLDRMYDLVAVVVHCGSGPNRGHYITIVKSHGFWLLFDDDIVEKIDAQAIEEFYGLTSDISKNSESGYILFYQSRE; encoded by the exons ATGACTGTCAGAAACATCGCCTCCATTTGTAATATG GGCACCAATGCCTCTGCTCTGGAGAAAGACATCGGCCCGGAGCAGTTCCCCATCAATGAACACTACTTCGGATTGGTCAAT TTTGGAAACACGTGTTACTGTAACTCGGTGCTGCAGGCGCTCTACTTCTGTCGGCCGTTCCGGGAGAACGTTCTGGCTTACAAAGcccagcagaagaagaaggagaacctGCTCACGTGTCTGGCTGACCTCTTCCACTCCATCGCCACGCAGAAGAAGAAAGTGGGTGTCATCCCCCCCAAGAAGTTCATCTCCCGGCTGCGGAAGGAGAACG ACCTGTTCGATAACTACATGCAGCAGGATGCCCACGAATTCCTCAATTACCTACTGAACACGGTGGCTGACATCCTGCAAGAGGAGAAGAAGCAAGAGAAGCAGAACGGGCGCCTGAAGAACAACGGCACCGCTGTGGCCACCGATAACGAGATGGAGAACAAGACCGAGCCCACGTGGGTTCATGACATCTTCCAAGGCACGCTGACCAATGAGACGCGCTGCCTGAACTGTGAAACG GTAAGCAGCAAAGATGAAGATTTTCTGGATCTTTCTGTGGATGTGGAGCAGAATACATCAATAACACACTGTCTCAG GGACTTTAGCAACACTGAGACATTGTGCAGTGAATACAAATACTACTGTGAAACATGCTGCAGTAAGCAAGAAGCACAGAAACG GATGCGAGTGAAGAAGCTTCCCATGATCCTGGCGCTGCACCTCAAGAGGTTTAAGTACATGGAGCAGCTGCACCGCTACACCAAACTGTCCTACCGGGTGGTTTTCCCTCTAGAACTTCGTCTCTTTAACACGTCAGGGGATGCTGTTAATCTGGACCGCATGTATGATCTGGTAGCAGTGGTGGTTCATTGTGGAAG TGGTCCAAACCGAGGTCATTACATCACCATAGTGAAGAGTCACGGCTTCTGGTTGCTGTTTGATGACGACATCGTGGAG AAAATCGACGCCCAGGCCATTGAGGAGTTTTACGGTCTTACCTCAGACATTTCCAAGAACTCCGAGTCGGGATACATCCTCTTCTACCAGTCCAGAGAGTGA